One window of Botrimarina mediterranea genomic DNA carries:
- a CDS encoding LptF/LptG family permease has protein sequence MRKIDFYLLRQFVQVFVICFVSLAGLYTVIDAFGRLDDFSQGGASLGDAALAAGRYYALQSLGFFNKTSGILTLIAAMFTVTWIQRHNEMTALLAAGVPRLKVLLPVIIASVSIAFGAAGLREFVLPSIRHELSLDSKDLNGERGVELKPRYDNVTDILLGGETANLSKRTIENVNFTLPPRLSGPYGKQILAKNAAYLQAEGDRPGGYLLTDVTRPAQIDTQSMLADDKGAIVVTRRDAPWLQPGQAFVVSGVSFDLLAQGSQWRDLASTSELVRELANPSTDLGPDVRVAVHSRLAQPFLDVTLLLIGLPLVVSRGSGNPFVAIGLCVAVVTAFFVLTLGGQALGGGGWLKPALGAWLPLIAFVPVAAYQFDSLRQ, from the coding sequence GTGCGCAAGATCGACTTCTACCTGCTCCGGCAGTTTGTCCAGGTCTTTGTGATCTGCTTTGTGAGCCTCGCCGGGCTCTACACGGTGATCGACGCCTTTGGCCGACTCGATGACTTCTCGCAGGGCGGCGCCTCATTAGGCGACGCCGCGCTGGCGGCGGGACGCTACTACGCCCTGCAATCGCTCGGCTTCTTCAACAAGACCAGCGGCATCCTCACGCTGATCGCGGCGATGTTCACGGTCACCTGGATCCAGCGCCACAACGAGATGACGGCCCTCCTCGCCGCTGGAGTGCCAAGGCTCAAGGTGCTGCTGCCCGTCATCATCGCGTCGGTCTCAATCGCCTTCGGCGCCGCGGGGCTGCGTGAGTTCGTGCTGCCGTCGATCCGTCACGAGTTGTCACTCGACTCGAAGGACCTGAACGGTGAGCGCGGCGTCGAACTGAAACCCCGTTACGACAACGTCACCGACATCCTCCTCGGTGGCGAGACGGCCAATCTCTCGAAGCGCACCATCGAAAACGTCAACTTCACGCTCCCGCCGCGGCTCTCGGGCCCGTACGGCAAGCAGATCCTTGCCAAGAACGCGGCCTACCTCCAAGCCGAGGGCGATCGGCCCGGCGGTTACTTGCTGACGGACGTGACGCGCCCCGCGCAGATCGACACGCAGTCAATGCTCGCCGACGACAAGGGGGCGATCGTCGTCACGCGGCGCGACGCCCCGTGGCTCCAGCCGGGTCAGGCCTTCGTCGTCAGCGGCGTGTCGTTCGACTTGCTTGCTCAGGGATCGCAGTGGCGAGACCTCGCCTCGACGAGCGAACTCGTGCGGGAGCTGGCGAACCCCAGCACCGACCTCGGCCCCGACGTGCGTGTGGCCGTCCACAGCCGCTTGGCGCAGCCCTTCCTCGATGTGACGCTGCTACTGATCGGCCTACCGCTGGTGGTGTCGCGAGGCTCGGGTAACCCTTTCGTGGCGATCGGCCTCTGCGTCGCGGTGGTGACGGCGTTCTTCGTGCTGACGCTCGGTGGCCAGGCCCTCGGCGGCGGCGGCTGGCTCAAACCCGCCCTCGGCGCTTGGCTCCCGCTGATCGCGTTCGTGCCGGTCGCGGCGTACCAGTTCGATTCGCTTCGTCAGTAG
- a CDS encoding phosphoribosyltransferase family protein, which yields MLASIRTAAAQLLDVAFPPTCVACGRGASSGLREVEGFCPDCEAELGVFDEPVCGRCAAPLVGTAPSVVDCPACRQERWAFDGAVALGPYDGLLRRLVLTGKGRAGEAAMAALGRALARQHGEQLRGYPAAMVTSTPQHWRRRLVRRTDGVATLAKALADAAGLPFETALQRTRPTRRQTEVAPSDRRANVRGAFVRTRRAILEGRTVLLVDDVLTTGSTCHAASQALKRAGAVRVVAVVAAKRLGHW from the coding sequence ATGCTCGCCTCGATCCGCACCGCCGCTGCGCAGCTGCTCGATGTAGCGTTTCCGCCGACTTGCGTCGCATGCGGCCGCGGCGCCAGCAGTGGCTTGCGCGAGGTGGAGGGATTCTGCCCCGATTGCGAGGCGGAACTCGGGGTGTTCGATGAGCCGGTCTGTGGCCGTTGCGCGGCGCCGCTGGTGGGGACCGCGCCGAGCGTGGTGGACTGTCCGGCGTGCCGGCAGGAACGCTGGGCATTCGATGGGGCGGTTGCTCTGGGGCCTTACGACGGCTTGCTGCGGCGGCTGGTGCTGACTGGCAAGGGTCGGGCGGGTGAGGCGGCGATGGCGGCGCTGGGGCGGGCCCTGGCTCGGCAGCATGGCGAGCAGTTGCGGGGCTACCCGGCGGCGATGGTCACGTCGACGCCGCAGCATTGGCGGCGGCGGCTGGTCCGACGCACCGATGGCGTGGCGACGCTAGCGAAGGCGTTGGCGGACGCAGCGGGTCTGCCTTTCGAGACCGCCCTGCAGCGGACGCGGCCGACGCGGCGGCAGACCGAGGTCGCCCCCAGCGATCGGCGGGCCAATGTCCGTGGCGCCTTCGTAAGGACGCGTCGAGCCATTCTGGAGGGACGAACCGTCCTCTTGGTGGATGATGTACTGACCACGGGATCGACGTGCCACGCGGCGTCCCAGGCCCTCAAAAGGGCCGGCGCCGTGCGGGTGGTGGCGGTTGTCGCGGCAAAACGGTTGGGGCACTGGTGA